The Longimicrobiaceae bacterium nucleotide sequence GCGCCGCCATCGTTCTCCTCGTCGCCCAGCGAGTCCAGCAGCGCACGCACCCGCTCCAGGTCGCCCGGCGCCAGCTCCCGGCTCTGCACCAGGTGCGACACGAGCGCCGCAGCGTCGCCGCGGAAGAGGAGCGACGTCAGACCGTCCACCATCGCCCGCCGCACCTCTTCCTCCGTGACCGTCGCGCGGTAGAAGTACTGGCGCGCGTCGCCGCGCCGCGCGAGCAGCCCGCGCTTCTCCAGCCGCGAGATCACCGTCGCGACGGTGGACTGCGCCAGGTGCCGCTCGTCCCACAGCGCGCGGAACACGTCCGCCACGCCGGCCTCGCCGCGTTCCCAGAACACGCGGAGGATGGCGAGCTGAAGGTCGGTCAGGTGCGGCGATTCGGGCATGGGAGCGCGCGGGAAGGGGAGATGCACATCTACAGATGTAAAGTACCGGGCGGAGAGCATGCGTCAACGACCGCGATGCCGCGGGAGATGAGGATCGGATTAGGACATCGCCGCGTGGCGTTTGACTGCGTCCGGACGAGCGGCTACGCTTGGGCCGTCCGCCCGCCGATCCCACCCGAGCCGCCGCCCGCCCATGTCCAGCGAACTCGGCAGCTTCGCGCTGCTCTGCTTCACGTCGCTGCTCGCCATCATCAATCCGCTGAGCGCGGCGCCCATGTACCTGGCGCTCACCGACGGGTACACGGCGGGCCAGCGCCGACGCACGCTGCGCAGCGGCATACTCACGGCGTTCGCGGTGCTGGCGGTGTTCGCGCTGGTGGGCGGCTTCATCTTCCAGGTCTTCGGCATCACGCTTGACGCGTTCCGCATCGCCGGCGGCGTGATCTTCTTCGGCATCGGCACGGACATGCTCCAGGCCAAGCGCAGCCGCGGCAAGACGACCGAGGAAGAGGAGGAAGAGGCCACCCGCAAGACCGACGTGGGCATCACGCCGCTGGGCATTCCCATGATCACCGGCCCGGGCGCCATCACCACGGTCATGGTGCTGATGACGCAGGCCACGTCGCGGCTGCACATCGTGATCGTGTTCGCCGCGGTGGTGGTGGTGCTCGTCATCTCGTACGGGGTGCTCGCCGCCTCGCCGCGCCTCGTGCGCTTCTTCGGGCAGACGGGGCTGAACGTTATGACGCGCATCATGGGCCTGCTCGTCACGGTCATCGCCGTCCAGTTCATCGTGGACGGCGTGCGCCCCATCCTCACCTCCATCATCCGCGCCGCCACGCACCGGTAGATGCATTCGCATCCCTCGGCCGCTGCATTGAGTCAAAAGACGAGATGCATCTATCTGTTTGTAGGGGTGCGATTTATCGCATCCGCGCCAGACCGTCCAG carries:
- a CDS encoding BlaI/MecI/CopY family transcriptional regulator: MPESPHLTDLQLAILRVFWERGEAGVADVFRALWDERHLAQSTVATVISRLEKRGLLARRGDARQYFYRATVTEEEVRRAMVDGLTSLLFRGDAAALVSHLVQSRELAPGDLERVRALLDSLGDEENDGGAR
- a CDS encoding MarC family protein; this translates as MSSELGSFALLCFTSLLAIINPLSAAPMYLALTDGYTAGQRRRTLRSGILTAFAVLAVFALVGGFIFQVFGITLDAFRIAGGVIFFGIGTDMLQAKRSRGKTTEEEEEEATRKTDVGITPLGIPMITGPGAITTVMVLMTQATSRLHIVIVFAAVVVVLVISYGVLAASPRLVRFFGQTGLNVMTRIMGLLVTVIAVQFIVDGVRPILTSIIRAATHR